CAATAAATCCCGCTTGCCGTAGAGCAGGGACTGGTGGGGCGCAAATACTTTGTACAGGCTGAGTACGTAAAAATCAACGTCGAACGCTTGAACGTCAATTAACCGATGGGGCGCATAGGCCACACCGTCTACGCAGATTAAGGCGTTGTGTTGATGCACCCGTTGGGCGATCGCCCCAATCGGATTCACCGTACCCAACACATTAGACACATGGGTAACGGCCACCAGGCGGGTGCGCGGCGTGCAGAGAGCATCTAAATCCGCCAAGTCAAGTTCCAGGGTATCCGGGCGAATCCGCCAGAATTTGATGACGATACCAAACCGTTCAAGCTGCGTCCATGCACCAATGTTCGCTTCGTGATCACAGTTGGTGACAATCACTTCATCGCCCGGTTGCCAAGTTTGCACCAAGCACCAAGCTAGAATTCTGAGCATCAGCGTCGTGGACGCCCCCAGCACCACCTCCGAGGCAGAGGCCGCACCCATAAAATCCGCCATCGCTTGAGTTGCCGCCGCGACGCGATCGCCCGCCAGTTTTGAAACCTCGTAGGATGCGCCATGCTGCACGTTGGAGGTTAGGAGATACTGCTGCAAGCGATCGACCACGGGTTTAGGGACTTGGGCACCTCCGGCGTTATCCATAAATACCCAGTCCCCGGCAAGGGAAGGAAACTGTTGACGCACAAACGCGAGATCGAGAGAGGTCATGGGCAATCAAAGGGGTAAGGGGCAATATTAGGACTGAAAAAATGTCCAAGACAGATTTAGCAGGATTCGGTAGGTTTAAGATTGAGACCTGGAGATGAATAGAGTCTGTTGCTGAAGATACGGAGTCGCCCACCGCATTGCCAGTGATCGCATAGATCCAAGCGCTTTGGAACCCAGGATGACTCACTGCCCATCGTTTGAACCTTGTAGGAAACTCTACCAGAAGGCCAGACTGTATGAATACAAAGGCCATTGAGCATGTCAAATTTTGGCGAGATCCGGATTTACAAGATGTGGAACTGCTCCGCGCAACCTATGTGACCCACGCATTTTCGCGCCATACCCACGAGGGCTATGCCATCGGCGTGATTGAATCAGGGGTGGAGGCGTTTACTTACCGAGGTGAAAACCATGCCGCCCCCCAAGCCGCATTGTCGTGATTCATCCCGGTGAAGTGCACACAGGTCAGGCCGGTGTGCCCGAAGGGTGGAGCTATCGAATGCTGTATCCTCCGGTGGAACTGGTGCAGCAGGCGATCGCTGAAGATGTTACCAGCCTGCAATCGACTCAAGAGCTATCCTGGGTTCCCTACTTTGAACAGCCTGTTATTCACGATCCAGAACTGGCGCGATCGCTCCACCAACTGCACCACAGCTTAGAAATGGCTGAAACCACTCTGGAACGGGAATCGAAAATGCTGTGGACTCTCAACTAGCTTGTGCGTCGCCATGGCGAGTATCGTCCTTTGCAATGCAGGCAAACTATTGAAGCAGATGCGATCGCCCTCGCTCAGGAATACTTAGACATTCACTACGCCCAAAACATTTCGCTGGAGGAGTGGGCTGCCGTTGTGCAGTTGAAACCACTCCGATTGTTGCGGGCGTTCCCAAAAAAATCTGGGACTTCCGCCGCATCGCTACCTGATCCAAACGCGAGTCGGACGGGCGAAAACGTTGCTGTCCCAAGGACGGGCGATCGCCGATATCGCCTTTGAAACGGGA
The sequence above is drawn from the Synechococcales cyanobacterium T60_A2020_003 genome and encodes:
- a CDS encoding cysteine desulfurase-like protein, which gives rise to MTSLDLAFVRQQFPSLAGDWVFMDNAGGAQVPKPVVDRLQQYLLTSNVQHGASYEVSKLAGDRVAAATQAMADFMGAASASEVVLGASTTLMLRILAWCLVQTWQPGDEVIVTNCDHEANIGAWTQLERFGIVIKFWRIRPDTLELDLADLDALCTPRTRLVAVTHVSNVLGTVNPIGAIAQRVHQHNALICVDGVAYAPHRLIDVQAFDVDFYVLSLYKVFAPHQSLLYGKRDLLLALPGFNHYFISDATLPYKFQPGNVNFELTYSLLGLQDYFSKLAHAHFADQTAPDWRGQLQQAFSLITEHEQALGDRLLSYLATKSTVRVLGIPTPNSSQRIPTISFVVEERHSQDIPTHVDTHQIAIRWGDFYAKRMIEDLGLAEQGGVVRVSLVHYNTLEEVDRLIQALDEVL